TTACAACAGGTTCAGCGTGAGAGGAAGATCGAGTTTCCTGGGAACTCTCGTAGGATATACAGTAGCTAACACATGGTTCTACTTCTTAGGAGCTATTTTAGCTGCTATCTCAGGTCAGCAGTTCATAGCAGCATCTATACTAAGCTTATACCTTGGAGGAGTTGCCTTAATCGCGATATTAGTTGATGAGACCGATAACGCTTACGCTGATGTATACTCCTCAGCGGTCTCCCTCCAGAACATATTCCCGAAGCTCAGGCAGTGGAAGATAATAGTCCCCGTTATATCGATATCAGCTGTTATAGCCTTCTTCGTGCCCCTATCTAACTACGAGTGGTTCCTCCTCATGATAGGCGCTTCATTCATCCCCCTCTTCGGCGTCGTCATCTCCGAATACTTCCTGGTGAGGAGGAGCAATATAGAGCTCGGGGAGTTCTACGAGGGGGCCCCAAAGTTAGTTAGGAGATCGATAGCATCCTGGTTCGTAGGGCTCCTCGTCTACAGCGTCATAGCAGTATATTTCCCGGACCTCGGGGCCAGCGTGCCCTCCTTCCTCTCATCCCTGCTAGCTCAATACGCTTTGGGGAGGTGGGAGCTTGGTTTGGATAGATCTTAAGAGGGTCCCCGTAGCTCTCACAATAGCTGGGAGCGATTCGGGCGGAGGAGCAGGCATACAAGCGGATCTAAAGACTTTCGCAGCTCTTGGAGTTCATGGAACTGTTGCCATAACATCTATAACAGCTCAGAATACTAGGGAGGTCAGGGCCGTCCAGGATGTGAGCGTAGATGTGATTAAGGCTCAGATAGAGGCTGTAGTTAGCGATATAGGGGTCGATGCAGCTAAAACAGGTATGCTGCATACCTCTGAGATAATAGAAGCTGTCTCAGAGGAGATAAGCAGATACAAAATACCCTTGGTTGTGGATCCAGTAATGATAGCGAAGAGCGGAGCTCCTCTACTTAAGGAGGATGCCGTAGGCTCTCTGATAAGGAGACTGCTCCCTGTAGCTAAAGTAGTCACGCCTAACGCTAGGGAAGCTGAGGTCCTGGCCGGCGTGAGGATAGGGAGCGTTGAGGACGCTAGGAGAGCTGCTAAACTCATAGCTGATATGGGACCGGAGGGGGTGATAGTGAAGGGAGGCCATATGGAGGGGAGCGAGAGCATCGATATCCTCTTCTACCAGGGGGATTTCATCGAGCTGAGGGCACCCAGGTTGGAGAGCAGGAACACTCACGGTACTGGATGCTCCTTCTCAGCAGCAATAACTGCGGAACTAGCTAAAGGGAAGGACATAAGGGAAGCCTTCAGGGTCGCTAAGGACCTAGTCACTCACGCTATAATGTACGGGATACCCGTTGGGAAGGGGCACGGGCCACTGAACCCAATGGCCTCCCTGTACAATGAATCGGAGAGGTACGCTACTTTGATGAGAGTGGTTGAAGCAGTCAGGATACTCGAGGGGATAGAGGATGCGAGGAAGATAGCTCCGGAAGTGGGGATCAATGTCGCCATGAGCCTCCCATATGCTAGGGACTCTCATGACGTTGCCGCGGTCCCGGGGAGGATCCATTTAGTGGGTAGGAAGCTTAAAGCTACTTCCTACCCTGAGTTCGGTGCGAGCGATCACTTGGCTAGGTACATCCTCACATCTAGGCTCTACGATAGGGAGATAAGGGCCGCTATAAACATAGCTTACAGCGATGAGAACTTGGAGAGGCTCGCGAGCATGGGGCTGAAGGTCTCTTGGTACGATAGGAGGGAGGAGCCCGGGGAAGTCAAAGCTAGGGAGGGGGCCACGATACCCTGGGGGGTCAGGGTAGCCGTCGAGAGAGCTGGCAGAGTACCTGATGCGATATTCCACAGGGGGGACTGGGGGAAGGAGCCGATGATAGTGCTCCTAGGGAGGGATGCCGTCTCCCTAGCTGAGGTGGTGAGGTCGATAGCATGATGAGGAAGTTAGTTACAGCTGGAGTTTTATCGGCCTTGGGCGTCGTGATATCACCGCTGCTCTCCTTCCCAATACTTGCCTTCAAGGTGTACCCGGGGCAGCACATGATAAACGCTATCTCCGGAGTCCTCTTAGGACCTTGGTGGGCTGCTCTCATCTCCATAATAGTCGGGACGATAAGGATAGCGATGGGCACGGGAACTATCTTCGCCTATCCCGGTGGCATCCCGGGAGCTCTAGTCGTCGGCTTCTTCTCCTGGTTATTCAGGAGGCTGAGGGTGAGGAAGGAGCTAGCAGCTCTATCGGAGCCCCTCGGAACCGTCTTCATAGGGGGGACTATCGCCACCCTAATAGTGGCTCCGATGGTCGGTAGATCCATACTACTCACGGCTACATGGGTAACGTGGGCTATGAGCTCAGTCCCCGGCAGTATAGCTGGCTACTTGATCCTGGAGGGGTTGAGGAGGATTGGGATTGAGGAGATATGAGCTCCTCATAGGGAAGAAGACCCTGATAATAGGCGGAGTTGGGAGCGGGAAGACGAGGCTAACTGCTGAGATATTGAGGGGGCTCATGGACCGCATGGGGAGCCTTACCCTCATGGACTTCGCCCCCGGGAGGGGAGGAGTTGGCCTCCCCCTCTCGAGTTATATTAACATAGGTTGCGTGAGGCCCGAGGGCTTGCACGCTCCCAGGATCGAGGGGAGGGATGCTGAGGAAGTCTTAAGGTTGGCTAGGGATAATGAGGAGAAGATAAGACCTATTTTAATTTCTTTTCTTTCGAAACCGACGGATGCTCTCGTGATAAATGATCTGACGATCTACCTGCACTCCGGGGATCTAGAACTCCTGCTGAAGTGCATCGATTCCTCCAAGACCTTCATAGGTAACGCTTATTACGGGAAGGATTTCGACGATAAGGGGAGCGGATTGAATGAGAGGGAGAGATTTTTGGTTGAGAAATTAATGAAGATGATGGATTTAGTCATAAAAATGAGCTAATTATCCCGTTCGAGTTCCCGAAAGATTAAGATGAATAGTCAGCTAGCCACCCTTATGAGAAGGATCGTTGAGGCCTCAATACTCCTCCTCTCGCTCAGTTATATATTCAACGCGATCCTAGGGAGAATCGGAGCGAGAGGAACCGCCGACCTACTGATGCTAATACTATTTTCCCTATCCATATTGCTCATGAGCACCAGGGTGAGGAGGATAATTCTCCTCCCGATACTCGGATCCTTTTT
The sequence above is drawn from the Candidatus Korarchaeum cryptofilum OPF8 genome and encodes:
- a CDS encoding bifunctional hydroxymethylpyrimidine kinase/phosphomethylpyrimidine kinase, which encodes MVWIDLKRVPVALTIAGSDSGGGAGIQADLKTFAALGVHGTVAITSITAQNTREVRAVQDVSVDVIKAQIEAVVSDIGVDAAKTGMLHTSEIIEAVSEEISRYKIPLVVDPVMIAKSGAPLLKEDAVGSLIRRLLPVAKVVTPNAREAEVLAGVRIGSVEDARRAAKLIADMGPEGVIVKGGHMEGSESIDILFYQGDFIELRAPRLESRNTHGTGCSFSAAITAELAKGKDIREAFRVAKDLVTHAIMYGIPVGKGHGPLNPMASLYNESERYATLMRVVEAVRILEGIEDARKIAPEVGINVAMSLPYARDSHDVAAVPGRIHLVGRKLKATSYPEFGASDHLARYILTSRLYDREIRAAINIAYSDENLERLASMGLKVSWYDRREEPGEVKAREGATIPWGVRVAVERAGRVPDAIFHRGDWGKEPMIVLLGRDAVSLAEVVRSIA
- the thiW gene encoding energy coupling factor transporter S component ThiW; this encodes MMRKLVTAGVLSALGVVISPLLSFPILAFKVYPGQHMINAISGVLLGPWWAALISIIVGTIRIAMGTGTIFAYPGGIPGALVVGFFSWLFRRLRVRKELAALSEPLGTVFIGGTIATLIVAPMVGRSILLTATWVTWAMSSVPGSIAGYLILEGLRRIGIEEI